The following are encoded in a window of Centroberyx gerrardi isolate f3 chromosome 1, fCenGer3.hap1.cur.20231027, whole genome shotgun sequence genomic DNA:
- the ctxn2 gene encoding cortexin-2 gives MCSVHYNHSLAAMSGNDMMAHSLTLEQKTAFAFVGMLLVFLGLLIVRCFRILLDPYSSMPSSNWADGIEGLEKGTFEYALT, from the coding sequence ATGTGTAGCGTCCACTACAACCACTCCCTTGCTGCCATGAGCGGGAACGACATGATGGCGCACTCTCTGACTCTGGAGCAGAAGACGGCGTTTGCCTTCGTGGGGATGCTGCTGGTGTTCCTGGGGCTGCTGATTGTCAGGTGTTTCAGGATCCTGCTGGACCCCTACAGCAGTATGCCTTCCTCCAACTGGGCTGATGGCATTGAGGGGCTGGAGAAAGGGACGTTTGAGTACGCCCTCACTTAA